Proteins from a single region of Capsicum annuum cultivar UCD-10X-F1 unplaced genomic scaffold, UCD10Xv1.1 ctg5104, whole genome shotgun sequence:
- the LOC124892825 gene encoding ATP synthase subunit beta, chloroplastic-like, translating into MAEYFRDVNEQDVHLFIDNIFGFVQAGFEVLALLGRMPSAVDDLTDPTPAMTFAHLDATTILLRGLAAKDIYPAVDPLDSTSTMLQPRIVGEEHYETAQRVKQTLKHYKELQDIIAILGLDELSKEDHLLVARAQKIEHFLS; encoded by the exons ATGGCGGAATATTTCCGAGATGTTAATGAGCAAGACGTACATCTATTTATTGACAATATCTTTGGTTTCGTCCAAGCAGGATTTGAAGTATTAGCCTTATTGGGTAGAATGCCTTCCGCTGTGG ACGATTTGACCGACCCTACTCCTGCTATGACATTTGCACATTTAGATGCTACTACCATACTATTAAGAGGATTGGCTGCCAAAGATATTTATCCAGCAGTAGATCCTTTAGATTCAACGTCAACCATGCTTCAACCTCGGATCGTTGGTGAGGAACATTACGAAACCGCCCAACGAGTTAAGCAAACTTTAAAACATTACAAAGAACTTCAGGATATTATAGCTATCCTTGGATTGGATGAATTATCCAAAGAGGATCATTTACTCGTAGCAAGAGCGCAAAAAATTGAGCATTTCTTATCATAA
- the LOC124892839 gene encoding ATP synthase epsilon chain, chloroplastic-like, with translation MTLNLSVLTPNRIVWDSEVEEIMLSTNSGQIGILPNHAPIAIAIDIGILRIRLNNQWLMMALMGGFARIGNNEITILVNEVEKGSDLDRQEAQQDLEIAKANVKKAEGRRQKIEANLALR, from the coding sequence ATGACCTTAAATCTTAGTGTACTGACTCCTAATCGAATTGTTTGGGATTCAGAAGTGGAAGAAATAATGTTATCTACTAATAGTGGTCAAATTGGCATATTACCAAATCACGCCCCTATTGCCATAGCTATAGACATAGGGATTTTGCGAATACGCCTTAACAACCAATGGTTAATGATGGCTCTGATGGGTGGTTTTGCTAGAATAGGCAATAATGAGATCACTATTTTAGTAAATGAGGTGGAGAAGGGTAGTGACCTTGATCGACAAGAAGCCCAGCAAGATCTTGAAATAGCGAAGGCTAATGTGAAAAAGGCTGAAGGAAGGAGACAAAAAATTGAGGCAAATCTAGCTCTCCGATGA